TTACCTTTATCCGCGATTGATTGCGAATTACTTTTCGGTTGCCATCGTGTATCCTCCGTTCTAGGAACAGGTGGTTGAAAAGATGGTTCACCTTGGCAGAATAATGATCCTAGAGGTGTTTGCAACACCATCAGTGTAAGCGTATAACCATATTGTGTCTCATACACAAATAGCAAAATAATTAGACTTCCAATAGGTGCCCCAAACATAATTTATCTATACTTTATCGTCAGAATTGTCATCGTCTAAAATGTTAATGGCATTGGTGTGTAATATACTGAAGACGGAGGCGGCAGTCCAAAAATAATACATGGAGACGGTGTAGAAACAGACAAATGTGGTGCAAGATGTGGTGCTTGTGTAAAAATGACGGAGTTAGTGAAAGCACCATAATAAGTTAAGCCATACTGACCGAAGGGTGGTGTGACCATTGGTCCCTATTCTTATGTTGATGTAGATGATGGACCCTACCTTGGCAACTACCCTAGACCTTGGATTCCTAAGCACCCGTCGTGGCCTCCTTGTTTGACGTTGCCTACCTCTCGCCTCTTCCTCTAGTAGATATGACTTTATATGGTGTCTAAACCATTACATGTACTTCGAATCACAGGCTAATTCTAGAGTAATAATGGGTTTACAATTAGGTAAAAAGTCGTACCTATGGTTCCAAATATTGATATATTCTGCATGGAATGTAGGTTAATTTTTATCGATTTTTCCCTGCAAGTCGATATGGTACAAATCTTCGATATCTTGGGGTACCAGCGAAATTGTTTGCCTAAACTCGAACTGTTGCAGAACTCTATTTGATTCGTGCATCTCCACCGTAGCATACACTACCAATGACACCTTTACATGCCAGATGTTGGGATTCACCAAGAAATTGGATGGGATGCATGCTTGAATTCTCGGATCGGAGTATTCCGTTTATTCaaactatattaaaataataattttaattatacatttactattaatttttaattcaactacgttaatattttataattgagattttaaaaatacataccTCCACTTTCGATCGTTGATCTAACGAAGCCGTATATCTTGAAGCTCCTCCAGCAGTCCCACATAACTTGTCATGTTTCCACCTATTGAAATAATAagttaacacaataatttaaattttaaataattttatcatgGTAAATATATTTTCTAATGAATTTTACCTTGATAGAGCGGGAATGTATAATAGTAGTCCACTCGAAAACGTAAAAATAACAGTCGATACCACACCCATTATTGTAGCAGTAGAATGTAACCACCAATTTTAATTTTCTGCGGTTGTGTCGCTCGACACATCTCCCAGTACAATGTCACCAACATGGATGACCCCTAACTAAGTTCGCCCATTTCACTAAAGTTCACGAGTTTTAACAGTCCCCTTAAATGgacaaaattttgtgatttattGGGCATTAAGAAACCCTCGATAATCATAAAGATGTACGCCCGAGTGTGTTGTTCTCTTTCAACTTCATTTGATTCTGTGTCGAGCCCACCAAAATTTATTTTGAACCAATTCATATCTATCCGGACTCCATAAATTGTGTTTGGAACCTTCCTTAAAAGTTGCTCGCATACATCTTTCCAATCGACTATGACAACTAACCCAGTCATTACCGACCCATCCATTAATAACCTGAGCTATAACTGGACGTCCTCGAGTGTGATAGTACACTCGCCGTATGGAAGATCGAATGCGTGTGTCTCAGATCTCCATCTTTCCACCAACACTCTTCAAGTGTGGGGTTCAATTTACACCCCCTACCCATACGGTCCACATGCAAAAATCCTACATCTTTCAAGTATGGTTCAATTAAAGATGATGGAGGAGCGGCTAGATTATAAATATACGTCTCCAAAATCCGATCTTCctactatatataaaaaaaatacaaaatattaaattttagtataataacaaaatatttaaattaaattatattaactataaTAGAAAACATTCTTACTATTTGCAATTGATCAACTGAAATGTGTTTGCCATCCAAACAAATTGGAGATTTTGTcattactaatttcaataaatacaaaaaatattgtaatagaaaattaatttaaaaaacctTAATAAAAAAACAGTTGAGAGATGAATAAAAAATAAGTGAGAATGAAGAGGGAATTGAGAGAAAATTAAAAGATATTTAAGAGAGAATTGAGAATGTGAGAGAGAGAGTTGACTTGAGTTGAGATTGAATTGACAAAGAATAAGAATTACGGGGTTGTATAGGGAGAAAAAAAAGACGTCTAGGAAGGGGGTTAAACAACTTTGAAATAATCGTTGGGGGTGGGGGAGCCGTTATGAAAAACGCTTCCAGTTGAAAGCGTTTTCAGCAGATGGGGCATGAAAACGCATCCAGCTAGAAGCATTTTCCTGCCAATCCATTGGAAACACGTCTAGCTAGACGCGTTTTCGTTTTTTTGGTCTAATcgaataaaacttaaaaaaatcatcctactttgataattttaaaaaaaaacagacATGTATTTTAGCCCCTTAAATATGTCTGAAATGAAAGAACAAtagaaaaatacaaaattttctttttatataaaGTTCTTCTACTAATTTtatcatgatttttttttaaaatatgtgaTCGAATAACATGTATTACTTGGACTTTTTTACAATTGGTgaattttttataagttttaaaatatatatttgataatATTTGTCCAATTATACAAAAAACCAAATTACATTACATCATCACATGTTTAAAAAACATTGATCTCATGATTTAAAAGCGATCTTTATAAGGTAGAATGAGGTACACACATATTCTATGACAGTTTGATTATTTCGTCAGTCATATCAGTTTTTAGTCGtaataattcaaaaaattaattgaccatttgatctaatatatatggcttaatttacctatttttaaattgaaaaagacactatttttaaaagtaaaatacaatctaatttttaatataacaacTTTACGATACTTTTAtccatatttcataaaagttaaaACTAGAAATAAGGGAAAAtctgaaaaaagaaagaaaaaaaaaacataatacgGGGACCTTTACCTGAATAAAAAATATTGGGATAGAAAATGTTCAACTCCTAGAATAAAGACATTCAGTCCAACTTTGTAAATAAAGACCCTACGAACTCCAAAACTCCAGAGTGCTCTACTTTCACTCTGATATTTCATATTTATCGGAAGCCAGAAAATGGAGGCGAAGCTCTTCCTTCTAACCTGCTCGCTTCCCTTACAACCCTTGCTTCCACCTTGCAATATGCGCCTCTCCCGTTTCAAGACGACTTTCCCTTCTAAAACAGGTTACTTCCTATCTCTTCACTTTTTCTCAACCAGGTTTTTTTATTCGCTTCAAATTCGTTATTTATAATTTGTTTTCTCGGTGGGGATTTAACACAGTTTTGAGGAGGTGCATGAACCAAGAAGAACAACTTCTGGAAGGGATGCCAAAGGAGTATTACGATGATGTGTGTTGTTCTTTTTTGCTTATTTGGTTTATGTGTTGTTCTTTTTTTCTTATTTGGTTTacctccatttttttttttcacttctaTTATTTGTTCTTACTCTGGTTAATATTAATAAATGGGTGTTCAGGATTAGCTATTTCTGGGTCACTTCTGAATTAACTTAGTTAAATCATGGTTGTGTATAGCCACACGTTTTTCTTGGCAGAGTGCAGCTTATGAATCGAATTCCTGCTAACTTAACCATTCAAGTGTAATTGTAGCTGAAAATTGATTCTTTGGTTGCTTACTTGTAAACCTGAGATTTAAAAGTGTCGTTCATTACGAAATGAATGTATAAAGACATCAAAATATTGGCATATATTTGTGTTTCTAATTTGATACATTTGGTGATAGAGCAGTTGTCAACATACAATAGATGTACAAACGTCCTTGTCTGCGTAAATTGTGTGGATCATTCATCAGTGCAGTTCAATTGAATTGTTTATAATGAATAAGAAACTGGCATTGGTAAACCTCTTGGTCAGGAATGGCAAGCCAGACAACGGGAAAAAACGAAGGAGTTGCATAGAAGGCGTCgagaagaagaggaagaagaggaaagaAAGGCTGAAGAGTATCGTGAAATAGGTATGCGTTTGAAGGGGTACCCGCAAGAAGATGTTGTAAGAGCCAGGAAATTAGTTTCAAACTTCATTAGGGCTGAAGAAGAGGTGGAAGaggtaaaatatttatatatatatgtttgcagaCCCAAAAGCCAGTTCATTAAAACAAGTTGAAATTATTTTTCTAAGGTTTTAAGATAATAGAAATGTTCTGATTGAATTCTTATTCTGCTTGTAAAGTGTCAACAATGATAACAATAATACCAtagagttgaatttttttttttccatcatTGTCCAAAATCGGAAGTCCAATTGTTTCAACTGAGATTCATCAGGAATTGGCAAATGTTTTTGGTTAAGAAATACATCTGAGGTTTTCTGATATAAGTAAAGTTATCTCATGCTATCTTACGCCCAAACCGGGACAGTCCCTTAACAGAAATAGGAACATTATCTTTGGAAACTCTTAGAATAGTCTAATTTGACCAGATTATAATCGCCAGGGCAAGGTTGCCTTTCTGCCTCCGAACATGAAAAGAAACTTCATTTTTATTGACATAACTTTCTGTTGGTCATGCCCCTCGATTACTTTACTCTAATGCAGAAAATTGAGGAGGCTGCAGAGAGAGGTGAACTTACTGAACTTGTGCTAATGGTCATATGGAATCGCCTTGATCTTGCTCGACGGGATGTAAGTGGGCTTTTAGTACGTTTCCATTTTGGCAGCACTCAATTTTGCTTATTCTTCTCTCTTTTGCAGCCTTCCTTTTTGAGGTTTGACATGTCCATGCAAAAATGTACTGAATGCATGAAAAACTTGAACCGTATTCCGAACCTTTGAGAAAATTTGATGTGTAAATCAGAAAATTTGGGTGTTTTTGACAGCCATGGAAAATCACCTCGAGACATAGAAAAACACAACAATGGTAACAGTTATAAGATCCTACAATCAATGAAGTTCATCTTTTCTGTACCAAGCATGGCATGTTTGTTGATTAGGTACATGGAAACTAAACACCCAAACTTAATTGCACACGAGTAAATGTTTCTTTCAAAAATTGACCATGTACCTCGTTAGGGATATCCATTGATTTTAACCTGTTTCTTCACACAGCCCAGACCTTGGCAGTTACTGAGTTTGAGCACTGTAGCATTAGACCTGGACTATTGCTTTTTATCTGTGCATGCGTTTACTTATTCCATGAATCAAGCTCTTCTAGCGAACATCCTTTGAACCTTAGCTTGTATTGTTATTTCAATGTAATTTCCGGGCACTCCTGCAATTGGTTTGAATCAGCCTTGTGCATGATGTGTTTGACATAACAATGCCTAATAAGAAGGGGGTTTCAAAAATATATTCTATGCACAAAGTGTTATGTAGTCCATGTACCGACTTTAAGTTCTGTTTCACTCTCTTTAGTGTATAAATTTAATACCTACAACTTTTTCTAGGATGAAAAGGATGCCATTAGGAGTCTTGATCTTCTCTACAGACGAGTTGAGGTATGCACTGCACTAAATATTTTGATTACCAATCAGAATTAAATTCTGTTAACGGGTATATTACAGATGTTAACACTTGCAATGGCAATTCTGAAAACTgtcctacttttattttattgcaaATAAACATGTATCATACCAGAggtttgatttttattacttacaATCTTGAATCCATATGTCATTTTCTGGTAAATGCCTTGGTTATCAATCATCTTCAGAAATATCCAAAGCTTCTTGATGCATCAATTAATCTTTATCAGTGCTTCATTAACCTTATACCTCCAACCTAGAACCTTTTAATATCTGCCAGACTGCCACCACCTTGAAAAGTCATTTTATTTCATGGATACAGTCGTTTTTGGTTTGTTTTATCTAGTATGAATTTTTATCGAGTATGAATTTGATCAGTAAAAGGTAAAGAAAATGGTAAAAGctgttttttttcctcttttttccTGAAGTGCTCTATTTTGCTGGAGTATTTGGTTTCTTGCTGTCAAAATGGTATAAATGATCATATCTCACATAATAAGGGAATATTTTGTTTGTTTCATCTCCATTGCCTCTATTAAGCTCTTGCTGTATTTCAACTCTAACTGCGAAATGAGTGAAAAAGTTCTATGTTTTACTTCATATTTTAGACTGAGATATTGAAACGGGAGGCAAGTCCTGCTATGAGGCTGCTCAATGATCTTTTGAATATGCATGATGGGTTTGACAATGAAGGATGGTTGAAGGAATGCAAAAAACGCATGGTTGAGACTTTCCCACGGGAGGATCCGTTTAGCATCCTTGTACCAGCTGGTTTTGACATTGATAAGGTAagctattatttatttattcgaaTCATGAACCTCCACATTTACACATGGATGTGGAATCAGTGGCTTCAAGGCAAAGTCCTTGTTGCCTGTAGATTTAGAAACCGGAAAAGAGCTCACCGGAGAAAATCTTATCCTTCTAAAGTACGATTGCATTCTCAACTATCCATGCAGTGACATGTTCATGAATGTTAATATTTGAAATGAACACCGTAACTTATTATACCTGACTTTTGTAACAGCATCACGGCCCATTGTCACTACCAGCCGAAGCTGATGATGTTCTTCTACGAGTAG
Above is a genomic segment from Gossypium arboreum isolate Shixiya-1 chromosome 8, ASM2569848v2, whole genome shotgun sequence containing:
- the LOC108461325 gene encoding protein PALE CRESS, chloroplastic isoform X1; the encoded protein is MEAKLFLLTCSLPLQPLLPPCNMRLSRFKTTFPSKTVLRRCMNQEEQLLEGMPKEYYDDEWQARQREKTKELHRRRREEEEEEERKAEEYREIGMRLKGYPQEDVVRARKLVSNFIRAEEEVEEKIEEAAERGELTELVLMVIWNRLDLARRDDEKDAIRSLDLLYRRVETEILKREASPAMRLLNDLLNMHDGFDNEGWLKECKKRMVETFPREDPFSILVPAGFDIDKHHGPLSLPAEADDVLLRVDFIREVDALLQEVRSEQNEAQTSDGLDPESVAVKLKEHERKRTICQVETLLDVAINLQW
- the LOC108461325 gene encoding protein PALE CRESS, chloroplastic isoform X2, which encodes MEAKLFLLTCSLPLQPLLPPCNMRLSRFKTTFPSKTVLRRCMNQEEQLLEGMPKEYYDDEWQARQREKTKELHRRRREEEEEEERKAEEYREIGMRLKGYPQEDVVRARKLVSNFIRAEEEVEEDEKDAIRSLDLLYRRVETEILKREASPAMRLLNDLLNMHDGFDNEGWLKECKKRMVETFPREDPFSILVPAGFDIDKHHGPLSLPAEADDVLLRVDFIREVDALLQEVRSEQNEAQTSDGLDPESVAVKLKEHERKRTICQVETLLDVAINLQW